A single Pseudodesulfovibrio aespoeensis Aspo-2 DNA region contains:
- a CDS encoding sodium:solute symporter family protein has translation MEGKILGILVYLVGIFYLGYKAWKQTSRSTDYMLAGRQMNPFILAMSYGATFVSTSAIVGFGGVSGMFGMSMLWLTFLTIFVGVFIAMVVFGKRTRRMGLALNSHTFPELLGRRYHSKFVQQFSGVLIFLFMPIYAAAVLIGICRMLEVAFPMVSYGAWLLIVTALVAMYVVTGGLRAVMYTDAFQGSIMAVMMLILIITTYVLLGGVTDAHQALTDMVALVPEKLKAGGMTGWTTGPDINSPIGLTIYTTLVYGVGIGVLAQPQLAVRYMTVPSDRELNRAVAIGGIFILLMTGVAFVVGALSNVVFQNEFGKISIAMAEGNFDRIIPLYIDKIMPGWFSGLFLVAMFAAAMSTMSSQYHVSGTSLARDFLEQHVTIGNGGSSMKLNRLGVIIAVFATLVWAWVLPGNIIARATAFFFGLCAASFLPIYVLGLYWKGMTKIGAKISMVGGFGVSMFWLLFVHLQESASIGLCAAITGQPSLAAGGEPGSWMWLMQWVDPNVVALPVSLALAVGVSLATRRMESTHLDLCWDGLC, from the coding sequence ATGGAAGGCAAGATACTTGGCATCCTCGTCTACCTCGTCGGCATCTTCTACCTTGGCTACAAGGCGTGGAAGCAGACCAGCCGGTCCACGGACTACATGCTCGCCGGGCGGCAGATGAACCCGTTCATCCTGGCCATGTCCTATGGCGCAACCTTTGTCTCCACCTCGGCCATCGTCGGGTTCGGCGGCGTGTCGGGCATGTTCGGCATGTCCATGCTGTGGCTGACCTTCCTGACCATCTTCGTGGGCGTCTTCATCGCCATGGTCGTCTTCGGCAAGCGGACCCGGCGCATGGGGCTGGCCCTCAACTCCCATACCTTTCCAGAACTCCTGGGCAGACGGTATCACTCCAAGTTTGTCCAGCAGTTCTCAGGCGTGCTCATTTTTCTGTTCATGCCCATCTACGCTGCCGCGGTGCTCATCGGCATCTGCCGGATGCTCGAAGTGGCCTTTCCCATGGTCAGCTACGGGGCGTGGCTGCTCATCGTCACCGCCCTGGTGGCCATGTACGTGGTCACCGGCGGGCTGCGCGCCGTCATGTACACCGACGCCTTTCAGGGCAGCATCATGGCCGTGATGATGCTCATCCTGATCATCACCACCTACGTCCTGCTCGGCGGCGTGACCGACGCCCATCAGGCCCTGACCGACATGGTCGCCCTGGTGCCCGAAAAACTCAAGGCGGGCGGCATGACCGGCTGGACAACAGGACCGGACATCAACTCGCCCATCGGCCTGACCATCTACACCACATTGGTCTACGGCGTTGGCATCGGCGTGCTGGCCCAGCCGCAACTGGCCGTGCGCTACATGACCGTGCCGTCTGACCGCGAACTCAACCGGGCCGTGGCTATCGGCGGCATCTTCATCCTGCTGATGACCGGCGTGGCCTTTGTGGTCGGCGCCTTGTCTAATGTCGTCTTCCAGAATGAATTCGGCAAGATATCCATTGCCATGGCCGAGGGCAACTTCGACAGGATCATCCCCCTGTACATCGACAAGATCATGCCCGGCTGGTTCTCCGGCCTTTTCCTGGTGGCCATGTTTGCGGCGGCCATGTCCACCATGAGCTCCCAGTATCATGTGAGCGGCACCTCCCTGGCCCGCGACTTCCTGGAGCAGCATGTGACCATCGGCAACGGCGGATCATCCATGAAGCTCAACCGGCTCGGCGTGATCATCGCGGTCTTCGCCACCCTGGTCTGGGCCTGGGTGCTGCCGGGCAACATCATCGCCAGGGCCACGGCCTTCTTTTTCGGCCTGTGCGCGGCGTCGTTCCTGCCCATCTACGTGCTCGGCCTGTACTGGAAGGGCATGACCAAGATCGGTGCAAAAATATCCATGGTGGGCGGGTTCGGGGTGTCCATGTTCTGGCTGCTCTTCGTCCACCTTCAGGAATCCGCGTCCATCGGCCTGTGCGCCGCCATCACCGGCCAGCCCTCGCTGGCCGCGGGCGGAGAGCCGGGTTCGTGGATGTGGCTGATGCAGTGGGTGGACCCCAACGTGGTCGCCCTGCCCGTGTCCCTGGCCCTGGCCGTGGGCGTCAGCCTCGCCACCCGACGCATGGAGAGCACGCACCTTGACCTCTGCTGGGACGGTCTCTGCTAA
- a CDS encoding endonuclease III domain-containing protein — protein MSRAATITGMYHAMLATLGPSRWWPGDTPFEIAVGAILTQNTNWRNVEKAIANLKARDLLSARAMHALDTGELAELIRPAGYYNIKAARLRNFLNFLNDEAGFEIESLKTQGMDELRSKVLSINGVGPETADSILLYALEMPTFVVDAYTYRMMDRHGLAHEGIDYHGLRSIFMDALPEDVSLYNEFHALIVRVGKDWCRKKAGLCATCPLQPFLDESP, from the coding sequence ATGAGCCGCGCCGCCACCATAACAGGCATGTACCACGCCATGCTCGCCACGCTCGGCCCCAGCCGATGGTGGCCTGGCGACACGCCCTTCGAGATCGCCGTGGGGGCCATTCTGACCCAGAACACCAACTGGCGGAACGTGGAAAAGGCCATCGCCAACCTCAAGGCCCGCGATCTGCTCTCGGCCAGGGCCATGCACGCCCTGGACACGGGCGAGCTGGCGGAACTCATCCGCCCCGCCGGTTACTACAACATCAAGGCAGCGCGGCTGCGCAACTTCCTGAATTTTCTCAATGATGAAGCTGGGTTCGAAATCGAATCGCTCAAGACTCAAGGAATGGATGAACTTCGAAGCAAAGTGCTCTCCATCAATGGGGTCGGCCCTGAAACCGCTGATTCGATCCTGCTCTATGCCCTGGAGATGCCGACATTTGTGGTGGATGCCTACACCTATAGGATGATGGACCGCCACGGACTGGCCCATGAAGGCATCGACTATCACGGGCTGCGCTCCATTTTCATGGACGCCCTGCCCGAGGATGTGTCACTCTACAATGAATTCCATGCGCTCATTGTCCGTGTAGGCAAGGACTGGTGCCGGAAAAAGGCCGGGCTGTGCGCCACATGCCCGCTGCAACCGTTTCTCGACGAGTCGCCATGA
- a CDS encoding symporter small accessory protein produces the protein MMMGFGSIEIAVAFWLSIGSAALCIVYGIVNWNNTGAQAGKTVHEEDL, from the coding sequence ATGATGATGGGCTTTGGCAGCATTGAAATCGCAGTGGCTTTCTGGTTGAGCATCGGGTCTGCGGCCCTGTGCATCGTTTACGGAATTGTGAACTGGAACAACACCGGCGCACAGGCGGGCAAGACCGTGCACGAGGAGGATCTGTAA
- a CDS encoding S41 family peptidase, whose protein sequence is MRISLWIVTFALLFTLTVAPGPTQAGKDDHFEALKRFSQVLDMVESYYVKPISRKELIDNSIKGMIEQLDPHSAYLSPEDYKEIQVDTAGKFSGIGIEISLEQGRLSVVSPIEDTPAYKAGLQPGDLILEIDGQSTQDMTLLDAVKLIRGEKGTTVNLLILHRDSNKPVEVAIVRGTIPITSVKTQSLDDGYLYLRLTKFHESTTKNMRDEIAQYQKQHPLKGIVLDLRNNPGGLLGQAVSVTDTFIEDGTIVYIQGKDESNRKDFFASRNSDEIKVPLVVLINAGSASASEIVAGALQDHKRALIVGERSFGKGSVQTIIPMADGSGIKLTTALYYTPSGRSIQAMGIEPDLKIAFLAPSKDEDKDMRDRFTVREKDLSRHLENGDESKKTGPHAEQEVKDMLERDNQLRMALELVKSLPKLREIQ, encoded by the coding sequence ATGCGCATATCACTTTGGATTGTCACTTTTGCCCTGCTTTTCACCCTCACGGTGGCCCCTGGCCCTACCCAGGCCGGGAAGGACGACCACTTCGAGGCGCTGAAGCGGTTTTCCCAGGTTCTCGACATGGTCGAGAGCTATTACGTCAAGCCCATCTCCCGCAAGGAGCTGATCGACAACTCCATCAAGGGCATGATCGAGCAGCTGGACCCGCACTCTGCCTATCTCTCCCCTGAGGATTACAAGGAAATACAGGTGGATACCGCTGGCAAGTTCAGTGGCATCGGCATTGAGATCAGCCTTGAACAGGGACGGCTCTCTGTGGTCTCCCCCATTGAGGACACCCCGGCCTACAAGGCCGGTCTCCAGCCCGGCGACCTGATCCTCGAGATCGACGGACAATCCACCCAGGACATGACCCTGCTGGACGCGGTCAAGCTCATCCGGGGCGAAAAGGGGACCACGGTCAACCTGCTCATCCTGCACAGGGACTCCAACAAGCCCGTGGAAGTCGCCATCGTGCGCGGCACCATCCCCATCACCAGCGTCAAGACCCAGTCGCTGGACGACGGCTATCTCTACCTGCGTCTGACCAAGTTCCACGAGTCCACGACCAAGAACATGCGCGACGAGATCGCCCAGTATCAGAAGCAGCATCCCCTCAAGGGCATTGTCCTCGACCTGCGCAACAACCCCGGCGGGCTCCTGGGCCAGGCGGTATCCGTGACCGACACCTTCATCGAGGACGGCACCATCGTCTACATCCAGGGCAAGGACGAGTCCAACCGCAAGGATTTCTTTGCTTCCAGGAACTCCGACGAAATCAAGGTGCCCCTTGTCGTGCTCATCAACGCTGGCTCGGCCTCGGCCTCGGAGATCGTGGCCGGAGCCCTCCAGGACCACAAGCGCGCCCTGATCGTGGGCGAGCGCTCCTTTGGCAAGGGATCGGTGCAGACCATCATCCCCATGGCCGACGGCTCGGGCATCAAGCTGACCACGGCCCTCTACTACACCCCCAGTGGCCGCTCCATCCAGGCCATGGGCATCGAACCCGACCTCAAGATCGCCTTCCTGGCCCCGTCCAAGGACGAGGACAAGGACATGCGCGACCGCTTCACGGTCAGGGAAAAAGATCTCAGCCGCCACCTGGAAAACGGCGACGAGAGCAAGAAGACCGGCCCCCATGCAGAGCAGGAGGTCAAGGACATGCTTGAGCGCGACAATCAGCTCAGGATGGCCCTTGAGCTGGTGAAGAGCCTGCCCAAACTCAGGGAAATCCAGTAA
- a CDS encoding divergent polysaccharide deacetylase family protein: MDDQSRDETRNEETGPVSFFAKLYRPGPLVALFTLAFAGLITLGYFILTDTTPPDEVAAAAGMVIKAEPVTVVPKVYEEDTTGDMEDLVRQADLAVIEAMRGAGMDLARLGLLDVELRTLDGRPYHYQVLDIPPLKDRSAFLTGLKNRLAVRVPDAVLTDKGNAEAVITIASLPTHRLMLETVPMTLPRPTGKGPMLAIVIDDIGEDLHVLKGLINLNFPVTLAVWPNASQSRESVRLIQASGRDLIIHFPMEPMGYPAYNPGSDALFTTMSEEAIRKRVADSVARIPEAIGVNNHMGSKFTAHTPGMTTALSEFRQRGLFFLDSLTSARSVARSVARQTGTPFYQRDIFLDNVKDVSAITLQLRKAENVALKNGVAIAIGHPYPETLAALKSWHARKNPNIRVLPLSLLKPQ, encoded by the coding sequence ATGGACGATCAATCCAGGGACGAAACCAGGAATGAAGAGACCGGACCGGTCAGCTTTTTCGCAAAGCTGTACCGGCCCGGTCCTCTTGTGGCGCTTTTCACCCTGGCCTTTGCCGGGTTGATCACCCTTGGGTATTTCATCCTCACCGACACCACCCCGCCCGACGAGGTCGCAGCCGCAGCGGGCATGGTCATCAAGGCCGAGCCCGTCACCGTGGTCCCCAAGGTCTACGAGGAGGACACCACAGGCGACATGGAGGATTTGGTCCGGCAGGCCGATCTCGCGGTCATCGAGGCCATGCGCGGTGCGGGCATGGATCTGGCCCGGCTCGGCCTCCTCGACGTGGAGCTGCGCACCCTTGATGGTCGCCCCTATCACTATCAGGTGCTGGACATCCCTCCCCTCAAGGACAGGAGCGCGTTCCTGACCGGGCTGAAGAACCGTCTGGCCGTGCGGGTGCCCGATGCCGTCCTGACCGACAAAGGCAACGCCGAGGCGGTCATCACCATAGCCAGCCTGCCCACCCACCGGCTGATGCTCGAAACAGTGCCCATGACACTGCCCAGACCAACGGGCAAAGGCCCCATGCTCGCCATTGTCATCGACGACATTGGTGAGGATCTGCACGTTCTGAAAGGGCTGATCAACCTGAATTTTCCCGTCACCCTGGCGGTCTGGCCCAATGCCAGCCAGTCCCGCGAATCCGTCAGGCTCATCCAGGCCTCCGGGCGCGACCTGATCATCCACTTTCCCATGGAGCCCATGGGCTATCCAGCCTACAATCCGGGCAGCGACGCCCTGTTCACCACCATGTCCGAGGAGGCCATACGAAAACGGGTGGCCGACAGCGTCGCCCGCATACCCGAGGCCATCGGCGTCAACAACCACATGGGGTCGAAATTTACCGCCCATACGCCGGGCATGACCACCGCCCTGTCGGAATTCAGGCAGCGCGGGCTCTTCTTCCTCGACAGTCTGACCTCGGCCCGCAGCGTGGCCCGCAGCGTAGCCCGCCAGACCGGCACTCCTTTCTATCAGCGCGACATCTTTCTCGACAACGTCAAGGACGTGTCGGCCATCACCCTCCAATTGCGCAAGGCGGAAAACGTGGCCCTCAAGAACGGGGTCGCCATCGCCATCGGCCACCCCTACCCGGAAACCCTGGCCGCCCTCAAATCATGGCACGCGCGCAAGAATCCAAACATTCGCGTACTCCCCCTCTCGCTCCTGAAGCCGCAATAG
- a CDS encoding 50S ribosomal protein L11 methyltransferase: MSTLLKIEFVTAEDHADEAGIFIATKVPHGWEETPCGPGRRFTLYLEDHPLGMELIRAMETQFPDSEVTWSERESENWAMAWKDFFNPVNCGETFTILPPWLEDGSENGTTHIVIEPKMAFGTGHHSTTSLCLATIGTMAKDGVIEPGQSFLDLGTGSGILGIGLCKLGLTGIGLDIDPQAIECARENAEANAVAQSMRCAVGSIDFLEPEAVFNIVVANILSGPLIEMARDILLHVRPGGSLILSGILADKQKEAVTEAYERLGIGAPVINIEGEWACLVWERVEGWDRA, encoded by the coding sequence ATGTCCACTCTTCTCAAGATCGAATTCGTCACTGCCGAAGACCATGCCGACGAGGCCGGCATCTTCATCGCCACCAAGGTTCCCCACGGCTGGGAGGAGACTCCCTGCGGTCCGGGACGCAGGTTCACCCTCTACCTCGAAGACCACCCGCTGGGCATGGAGCTGATCCGCGCCATGGAAACGCAGTTTCCCGATTCCGAAGTGACCTGGTCCGAGCGCGAGTCCGAGAACTGGGCCATGGCCTGGAAGGATTTCTTCAACCCGGTCAACTGCGGCGAGACCTTCACCATCCTTCCGCCCTGGCTTGAGGACGGCAGCGAGAACGGCACCACCCACATCGTCATCGAGCCCAAGATGGCCTTTGGCACCGGGCATCACTCCACCACATCCCTGTGCCTCGCCACCATCGGCACCATGGCCAAGGACGGCGTCATCGAACCGGGCCAGTCCTTTCTCGATCTCGGCACCGGCTCCGGCATCCTCGGCATCGGGCTTTGCAAGCTGGGGCTCACGGGCATTGGCCTGGACATCGACCCCCAGGCCATCGAATGCGCCAGGGAAAACGCCGAGGCCAACGCCGTGGCCCAGTCCATGCGCTGCGCCGTGGGCAGCATCGATTTCCTTGAACCGGAGGCCGTCTTCAACATAGTGGTCGCCAACATCCTGTCCGGCCCGCTCATCGAGATGGCCCGCGACATCCTGCTCCATGTGCGCCCCGGCGGCAGCCTGATCCTCTCCGGCATCCTGGCCGACAAACAGAAGGAGGCCGTGACCGAGGCCTACGAGCGGCTCGGCATCGGCGCGCCAGTCATCAACATCGAGGGCGAATGGGCCTGTCTCGTCTGGGAACGCGTGGAGGGCTGGGACCGGGCATGA
- the fliM gene encoding flagellar motor switch protein FliM, whose amino-acid sequence MSKILEQDEVDALLRGLSGGDVETETEIPEDDSGVVSFDLANQDRIIRGRMPVLEIVNDRFARLCTNALANTMRKRVDINPISIDMSKFGDFMRSLPVPTSISIFKMDPLRGNALLVVDSRLVFALVENFFGGAGSQPKVEGRDFTPIEQAIVERVVKIALANMEESWKPVHEVHVELVRTEVNPQFAAIVPPSDVVIVVTFEVELENAIGSLIVCLPYATMEPIRSKLHASFQSERLEVDHVWINRFKERLMETPVEMVIRMGRTTISGRQLLYLQEGDIILLDTDEDELLEAEVEGVRKFQGLPGRVKGNKSFQVIKEEEIRF is encoded by the coding sequence ATGAGCAAAATCCTCGAACAAGATGAAGTCGACGCCCTGCTCCGAGGTCTTTCGGGGGGGGATGTCGAGACAGAGACCGAGATACCGGAGGACGACTCCGGCGTGGTGTCCTTTGACCTGGCCAACCAGGACAGGATCATCCGGGGCCGCATGCCCGTTCTCGAAATCGTCAACGACCGCTTTGCCCGGCTGTGCACCAACGCCCTGGCCAACACCATGCGCAAGCGGGTGGACATCAACCCCATTTCCATCGACATGTCCAAGTTCGGCGACTTCATGCGCTCGCTGCCGGTGCCCACCTCCATTTCCATCTTCAAGATGGACCCGCTGCGCGGCAACGCCCTGCTGGTGGTCGATTCGCGCCTCGTCTTTGCCCTGGTGGAAAATTTCTTCGGCGGCGCGGGCAGTCAGCCCAAGGTCGAGGGACGCGACTTCACGCCCATTGAGCAGGCCATTGTCGAGCGCGTGGTCAAGATCGCCCTGGCCAACATGGAGGAATCCTGGAAGCCGGTCCACGAAGTCCACGTGGAGCTGGTCCGCACCGAGGTCAACCCCCAGTTCGCGGCCATCGTGCCACCTTCTGACGTGGTCATCGTGGTCACCTTCGAGGTGGAGCTCGAAAACGCCATCGGCTCGCTCATCGTCTGCCTGCCCTACGCCACCATGGAGCCCATCCGCTCCAAGCTGCACGCCTCCTTCCAGTCCGAGCGGCTGGAGGTGGACCATGTCTGGATCAACCGCTTCAAGGAGCGGCTCATGGAGACCCCGGTGGAAATGGTGATCCGCATGGGCCGCACGACCATCAGTGGCCGCCAGCTGCTCTACCTTCAGGAGGGCGACATCATCCTGCTCGACACCGACGAGGACGAACTGCTCGAAGCCGAGGTCGAGGGCGTGCGTAAATTCCAGGGGCTGCCAGGCCGCGTCAAGGGCAACAAATCCTTCCAGGTGATCAAGGAAGAGGAAATCCGCTTCTGA
- a CDS encoding murein hydrolase activator EnvC family protein — protein sequence MKTWVLPFLLCLCLVCVPARAEDSGSLQESLQQEHRRADQREMEVRKLTEKAGELSTSLSGIENDIASLLERIRKQETVLQEIRKNERATRQEHFALEQEKQRIAKELSGLVRTLWPVHLQSAHSRFEGVDSWDTFDRRFNWLADIYNATRAKFEEARVNSERIASNLERQRTLEKEAEAQLDQVNTTKDRLLDRKYALRKNLRSVTRKRDDAEAELSSILSAIQSLKYQLQSQKTKRFSHHKRTLPWPVQGRLVAGFNPNANPPVRGLAISTQDAASVSSVFWGKVVHNDTLRGFGHVIIVYHGNDYYSLYAFLSETHVTNGQEVEKDEPLGLAGYYPLVDGPGLYFELRFHQKPINPKLWLTSTQ from the coding sequence ATGAAGACGTGGGTTTTGCCGTTTCTGCTGTGCCTCTGCCTTGTCTGCGTCCCGGCCCGTGCCGAGGACAGCGGCTCGTTGCAGGAGAGCCTGCAACAGGAGCATCGCCGCGCCGACCAGCGCGAGATGGAGGTCCGAAAACTCACGGAAAAGGCGGGAGAGCTGTCCACGTCCCTTTCTGGCATTGAAAACGATATCGCCAGTCTGCTGGAAAGAATCAGGAAACAGGAAACCGTCCTCCAGGAGATCAGGAAGAACGAACGCGCCACCCGCCAGGAGCATTTTGCCCTTGAGCAGGAGAAACAGCGCATCGCCAAGGAGCTTTCTGGACTGGTGCGCACCCTGTGGCCGGTGCATCTGCAGAGCGCCCATTCACGGTTTGAGGGCGTGGATAGCTGGGACACCTTTGACCGCCGTTTCAACTGGCTGGCGGACATCTACAACGCCACCAGGGCCAAATTCGAGGAGGCCAGGGTCAACTCCGAGCGCATCGCCAGCAACCTGGAGCGGCAGCGGACCCTGGAAAAGGAGGCCGAAGCGCAGCTGGATCAGGTCAACACCACCAAGGACAGGCTCCTGGACCGCAAATACGCCCTGCGCAAGAACCTGCGCTCCGTGACCAGGAAGCGCGACGATGCCGAGGCCGAACTGAGCAGCATCCTGTCCGCCATTCAGAGCCTCAAGTATCAGTTGCAGTCACAGAAGACCAAGCGATTCTCGCACCACAAGCGGACCTTGCCCTGGCCTGTCCAAGGGCGGCTCGTGGCCGGTTTCAACCCCAACGCCAACCCGCCGGTGCGGGGGCTGGCCATAAGCACCCAGGATGCGGCCTCCGTGAGTTCGGTCTTCTGGGGCAAGGTGGTGCACAATGACACCCTGCGCGGATTCGGGCATGTGATCATTGTCTACCACGGCAATGATTACTACAGTTTATATGCATTTCTGTCCGAGACGCACGTGACCAACGGGCAGGAGGTTGAAAAGGACGAGCCCCTGGGACTCGCCGGGTATTATCCCCTGGTCGATGGACCGGGCCTGTATTTTGAATTGCGTTTTCATCAAAAACCAATTAACCCGAAACTTTGGTTAACATCGACACAATGA
- a CDS encoding aspartate aminotransferase family protein, whose product MSNKFDAIVKREQSLLCNTYGRYPLAVSKAQGCRLYDLDGEEYLDFLAGIAVCSLGHSRVDLAEVMAEQAKKLVHVSNLFYQEPQLDLAEKLLATCAAGKVFFCNSGAEANEGAIKLARRYMHRVRNEDRHEIITLEKSFHGRTLSTLTATGQTGPIKDGYDPLPEGFITVPFGNVNALRGAVNAHTAAIMIEMVQGEGGVRPLPSDYAADIVALCRENSILLIVDEVQTGMCRTGRFWAHQHYGMVPDIFTSAKALANGLPMGAVLCSDEVARGFTPGSHATTFGGGGVVSAVAAKVVDIMLEEKMAERALDLGAFARVEAQRLMTKHPGKIAGTRGLGLLFGIELSCDGPAVWKGLLAKRMVCNLAQGRILRLVPPLTIEKADITAFMAALDSVLETLPEPA is encoded by the coding sequence ATGAGCAATAAATTCGACGCCATAGTCAAAAGAGAGCAATCGCTTCTGTGCAACACCTATGGCCGGTATCCGCTGGCCGTGTCCAAGGCCCAGGGATGCAGGCTGTATGACCTCGACGGCGAGGAATATCTCGATTTCCTCGCCGGGATCGCCGTGTGCAGCCTGGGCCACAGCCGGGTCGATCTGGCCGAAGTCATGGCCGAGCAGGCGAAAAAGCTGGTCCATGTCAGCAATCTCTTCTACCAGGAACCGCAGCTCGATCTGGCCGAAAAGCTGCTCGCCACCTGCGCGGCGGGCAAGGTCTTCTTCTGCAACTCCGGGGCCGAGGCCAACGAGGGGGCCATCAAGCTCGCCCGCCGCTACATGCACCGGGTCAGGAACGAGGACCGCCACGAGATCATCACCCTGGAGAAATCCTTTCACGGCAGGACGCTCTCGACCCTGACCGCCACCGGGCAGACCGGTCCCATCAAGGACGGCTATGATCCGCTGCCCGAAGGGTTCATCACCGTGCCGTTCGGCAACGTCAACGCCCTCAGGGGAGCCGTCAACGCGCACACGGCGGCCATCATGATCGAGATGGTTCAGGGCGAGGGCGGCGTACGCCCCCTGCCCTCGGACTACGCGGCGGATATCGTGGCCCTGTGCCGCGAGAACAGCATCCTGCTCATCGTGGACGAGGTCCAAACCGGCATGTGCCGCACCGGCAGGTTCTGGGCCCACCAGCACTACGGCATGGTCCCGGACATCTTCACCTCGGCCAAGGCCCTGGCCAACGGCCTGCCCATGGGCGCAGTGCTCTGCTCGGACGAGGTGGCCAGGGGATTCACGCCCGGCTCCCATGCCACCACCTTTGGCGGCGGCGGGGTCGTCTCTGCCGTGGCTGCCAAGGTCGTGGACATCATGCTGGAGGAGAAGATGGCCGAGCGGGCGCTCGACCTGGGTGCCTTTGCCCGCGTCGAGGCGCAGCGGCTCATGACCAAACACCCCGGCAAGATTGCGGGCACGCGGGGCCTTGGCCTGCTGTTCGGCATCGAGCTTTCCTGCGACGGCCCTGCCGTGTGGAAGGGGCTGCTGGCAAAGAGGATGGTCTGCAACCTCGCCCAGGGCAGGATTCTGCGTCTGGTGCCGCCCCTGACCATCGAGAAAGCGGACATCACCGCCTTCATGGCCGCCCTGGACAGTGTGCTGGAGACGCTCCCGGAGCCTGCCTAG
- the dut gene encoding dUTP diphosphatase: MRKIDVNVKFMHPVWDENDLAYATEFSAGLDLRACIDVEELEIGPGEKKSIPAGVTIEIREPSVAGYVFSRSGLGTKDGLTVSQGVGVIDPDYRGEIKVSLLNTSGEVRRIRRGQRIAQLVFMPVFQAAINQVEELGATDRGAGGFGSTGKL; encoded by the coding sequence ATGAGAAAAATCGATGTGAACGTCAAATTCATGCACCCGGTCTGGGACGAGAACGATCTCGCCTACGCCACCGAGTTCTCTGCCGGGCTGGACCTTCGGGCCTGCATCGACGTCGAGGAGCTTGAGATCGGCCCCGGCGAGAAGAAATCCATCCCCGCGGGAGTGACCATCGAAATCCGCGAGCCGAGCGTGGCCGGGTATGTCTTCTCGCGCAGCGGCCTTGGCACCAAGGACGGCCTGACCGTCAGCCAGGGGGTCGGCGTCATTGATCCCGACTATCGCGGCGAGATCAAGGTCTCCCTGCTCAACACCTCGGGCGAGGTCCGACGAATCAGGCGCGGACAGCGCATCGCCCAACTGGTGTTCATGCCCGTGTTCCAGGCCGCCATCAACCAGGTCGAGGAACTGGGCGCAACGGACCGCGGGGCTGGAGGCTTCGGGTCCACAGGAAAACTCTAA